agaggttccactgtatatacattaaaggtcaacagataccatgtgcaagagaagctaaatttttaggtttgatatttgattgtaggcttacgtgggtttctcacttaaaagcgttaaaagctaaatgtgttgaagctctgaatatcttaaaagtattgtcccatacatcatggggggcagaccgcgttaccattttaaaattatacaaggccttgattttttccaaaattagttatggttgtgaaatatattcttcagccaccccaagcctgttaaaaatattagactcgatacatcatgcaggtattagattgtctactggagcttttaaaacctcgcctatcccaagtctctttgttgatgctggagagttacctctagacctttaccgaatgtcttccattattcggtattggtttagattgcaaagactccctaactctctagcctttcagactgcaagccttgtaagacactcatcatactttgagttgcacttaaaatctcctcaaccttatggctttcgggtgaaacgattattaaatagtctggatataattagaaataaggtacttccattcaaggtatcatcaacgcctccatggaagttaccagagatatctttttgtaaatattttattggaggtaagaagaatatgtcagacctagaagccaggtctctttttaatgaacatgttaaagaacatagaggatcaacttttatctatactgatggctccaaatctgatgctggcattggatttggagtatatagtaatggttttaattgtagaggtgcacttcctctgaccgcttccatatttactgccgaactgtatggcatattaactgctattgagaaaatagcgttggagaaggagggtaattttacaatttttagtgatgcaaggagtgtccttcaagctatagaagtttttaattctaataaccctctagttttaaagattttagaatagccttatattattggacggagaggtataacagttcaattgtgttgggttccagcacatgtaggtgtgtctgggaatgagaaggcagattcactggctaagaaggctgcatccgagttgctgccaagaaggtatcccattccctgtaatgatttcttacctgacatcaagaaattggtttgcaaaaaatggcaacagcaatgggattgcctagatggcaataaaatgcgagaggtaacaaatgacatatctccttggaggtataatatgatgccccgaaaatgggagacgtctctttgtcgtctccgtattggtcacactcggttgacacacgagtttctgctgaagggccaacaccaaccgtattgtgacgactgtttagtacctctaacagtaaggcatttgttgaccgaatgccccaattataacaacttaaggaatagatatttgtttgaggctcgaggtgagggtggcaggttcatccttgccaagattcttggaaatgatgtcctaccatgcaagtggcatttttagatttatttcagaagcaggtcttctgaaaaaatatttaaattttatgacattcaactttaatgattttaattgaatactcttttattttttaatttattttattttttatttttgtatacataaattaaatgttaccggcgtcaatgaccttagatgtcaggatgcctgaaaactttaaataaatcaatcaatcaatcatcaagaccagaatatcggtcaatctatcgatgaccctgatagctccgctatggcatcacgcagaatggtttccggaccttctgcagctccttacggaacttccgagagaactctctccacgtcacgagctactcaaacaaccacacgccaacatcttccacaaagccgtagcttcgcttcgacttcacgcctggagactatcctgcatctcctcactgagagaggattttcgcaacaagttgcgaataggatgtctggacacctgcacaggtcatccgcaggggtctaccaggggaagtggcgagttttctgtggttggagtcgtggaaggggcatctctccactcaatgccactattccagtaatagtggagttcctcgtgtatttgcgggaggaaatgcgcctttcagtctcggcagtgaaaggctatcgctcagccttaagtcttgccttcaggctcaaaggagtggacatttcttcctcgctggaactttctctactcatacgaagttatgaacttacctgccctcagttggaagtgagacctcctccatggaacgtggttcgagttctcaggtctctgaagagacctactacgaaccattacgccaggcttcatatcgccaccttacttggaagactgtgttcctgctagctttggcttcggccaagcgagtcagcgaactacatggtctctcatatgacatcgcccattcaaggggatggggggaggtaacgttcaggttcgtccctgagtttgttgtcaagactcagaatccgggagtgccgaacccttggttcgactctttccaggtttcgagttttcgttctgtaacagatgactcagaccatctcctactgtgcccagtaagaagtctgaggttgtatcttaaaagaacagctgcagttcgtccccaggtgcaagctttgtttgtgagcactgggaaaacgaagaggagggtcaccaggaataccatctcggcctggattcgcaaggtaatacacctggccttgaatcctgatccttctcttgtcacgtcgccctagagcacatgatgttaggggcatagctacgtccctggccttcaagaaaaattattcagtgacgcaggtcctgcaagctggggtgtggaagcgtcagacgaccttcacagcccactacctgcaagacgtgacacacaggagactcgatacgttctctatcggccctgtggtggctgcacaacagctggtctaacctcaggctccttaatggacaagtagcagaaggttgagggcattgttacccggttttagtctgcgtgaatgaaaagatttgtctggcccttattcttttcttcatcctctcctcccttggagaaagcagcatcctgggttctctgcacagctgacctcaaaccactgcaggtaaaccatgcctccttgtgttcctagtattaagagtaatactgtcatgtccccataccctgacaaggtggtattgggagagtcctagcctagaattccatctgaagaactccaggtcaactttctTGGACGAGTCACTccttcaccttcacacacagcttatgtaggccacatcaGTTTCACAATATGCTAGCGAGGCGCAgtgactccttatttcttgagtacttacacactcgaatatggagtccccaggcaaagcaagtatggcagggacttaccgcccatcctaagggttgagtcatcttatgtaaatagtgtggtttgtatttcagttacggaacaaatgacaaattcgtagataatttgtatttttcctaactacacaaaccttagctatttacacaaattttcccaccagccctgtccccctttgaagtcctacctctaagcaaagtgaagcattcactagtgtgtgAGGTGGGgcatagcaagctacccctccctacccccccctgctaactagcggtggggtagtaaaccctcgttaaaattctaatggctcgtcatttcagctaagccgaaCTACTGTaattaccctttgtaaatagctaaggtttgtatagttaggaaaaatacaaattatctacgaatttgtaatttttcgcttcgttcaaaatccgttttgtttcGGCCCTATGGCAGGATTTTTTTTAAAACCCTTTTCTATCCTATTAAAGGGTTTTAACCTTGACTcgtgttttttttataaagtcatTTTTATTACCTTTTATTATGCAAGATTTGGCCATTCCTATTTATTAGGGTAGGGCAAACTTGCTCAAGTGTTAAGCTTTCCCACCGTcaaccttacattaaggggttggttgacTGATGCGCCCACTCCAGTGCCTTCTATCGAAGgaatcttcttccaccaaacctctttatcattcttcaccttatcttgccatttaCTTCTGTCTCCCTCTCCATCTCCCTTCTCTATCAACACGTGCcctcaccatctcagtcgtgacactcttatcacccctGTAATCTTTTCTAcacctaccattcttcttatttcatcgttttccaatctttcaagcagtgatattcccaaaagTCACCCAAGCATTCTCATCTTTTATCTCAAGCtttacttcctcttttcgtcttagaccTCACGTTaccgatccatacattacattaATACTGgtattattactgtgctatagatcttgacttttttgattggcattttcttatcgctTACCACTCCCACTACCTCCACTTGCTTTTATCTTATCAACTCAGCTATGGCAAATATTATGacctaataaatctctctctctctctctctctctctctctctctctctctctctctctctctctctctcaaattagttttaaatatttaacttagccggtgaatatataatagctgcaactctgttgctcgacagacaaaaaacagtaaaaactcgccagcgatcgctataccggttgcgggtgtgcccaccagcgccaactgtcagccagataccactctcgatgtaaacaaagactcaatttcttctctgtcgacgtgtcgacaagacgtactttactcgctgttgaacctggagttttttcacatcatatttggtgaagtactttaatttggtttgagctttcgcagtacaggtgtttttcttcaaataaatccttgaactcttttttggatctgattaattgttgatgacttagatcgtttttttggaattttcccttgactaattcaaaatggctgacctttcacaagttccaaagttcagaaaatgtaatgctagggactgtcataggcgtcttccaaaggcttctctcgaccctcacactgtttgttccaattgtcggggtaaaacctgtcaattggaagatcggtgtgaggaatgcgtgggcctgtcggaattcgattttctcgaatttgagaaatatacacgcagactagagagagatagggtaaggagaagttcctctaggtcggtagatttttcctctccacatgccccggaacctaatccttcccctgtagtggttgttcctaacccccctcctagcactcaggaaccgtcaatgcaagacatgatgcgtgctatccatgccttgggggagagaattgaggcccttgcaagtgaccgcaatcaactcatggcggacataaaggaactaaagtgccaaagtgccgcggctgaaagtgttaaagtgcctagtgtttctcaaagtgttgtgaacagtgttgcgcttgagggttcgtctgttcgtgcctgtcgtcctcctagtccaggacctcttgtaagctcccaagcccaggggagaagcaatgtcgtacgactcatgggttcgagaggcctcgatcagcgaacagacgttccctctatggtatcaggcgtatctccccaagatcgcccctaccaacgtaagacgagagagcccatttttacctcgtcgtccgaaggtgtttctcgtaagaaaccttggaccaaggtctcccgacctttgaagcgtaagtcggtcccttcaggacaagtccaacgtcccggttgtagccactgggacagttcggactcgttgccgtcatcttatgactgctcgccgcctaagagaggcaaagctgtgccgcctcagtcgctcaccccgtctgttgccgcacctgcttccttagaccctaaatgggtattgctgcaggacatgcagtccaagcttgcgtccttgatggaggacttcaatgcggagaaggttgctgctgaaccttctggccaacaaccatccaagcggtctgttgtgcgtcctgttgacgttgaggtagctttctcgcgtcaaccagttggggtagcacctccaccgatgcgatccagtgtgggttgccagccgcacgttgacgttaggcgacgcacggaggtggttattgacgttcaggacgttcatcaaccatcagaggtgacttggtttgacgcggtgcgtcaacctccgcaacccggtatggtgttgactgcacaacccagacggtctaaacagtctcgggtggacgctgtgcgtcctcgcgcaaccatggttgttgacagttcccagactgtgcagcagttccatgacgctgcgtccggctccgtcacgcatgcaccagtgcgaccggactcggcgagtcaaacgttgcccactcctttgccgtttcctcatcagttatcggatgaggaactatcagatgaggacgttgctgaaccacaagaggatcaaccttcagaacttgatgagcctaaggcaactcaaccatccttggactttagaaaagtcatggctgtatttaaggagttgttccctgaccactgtttctgtggctcctcggtcgccgccgtcggagtttgtattaggcgtgcctgctaccgtacctgcctttactaaactcgttctctctcgctcatccaagagagctttgcggctgttgggagattggttagagaccaagaagagtttaggaaagacagcatttgcctttcccccatctaaactctcgtctagatcgagcgtctggtatgctacgggagaagttctcggcttgggagttcctgcctctgcccagggcgacttctcaagtcttgtagactctccccgccgcctggcCATGaaacgctcgaagatttgttggtcaccatcggacctggaccaccttcttaaaggtattttTAGGGCTTtcaaagtctttaacttcctagactggtgtttaggagccctgagcaggaaaatctcttctgcagataaggatgtttccttgctcattatgtcctgcatggacaaggccgtccgtgatgggtccaacgagcttgccgcctcattcacgtccggagtcctgaagaagcgagagtctctatgttctttcctgtctgctggagtgacgccatgccaaagatctgagctactctttgctcccctttccaagtgcctgtttcctgaagtcttggttaaggaaattgccttgtctttagttcagaaggacaccctcgatctagttgcgtcctcggctcgcaaagctccccctttgcctacattgtctgctagaccgaggatagacactccagcatctcgttttattccgccctttcgtggcagagcctccaccaggggaggtgctcgtgccgaagggaagcgagggaagaggaaaggatccaagtcctctaagggcagagtctgactgcccgcaacttcagacagcagtaggacccagactcaagaacttctggcaagcctgggagaagagaggcgcagatcaacaatctgtgaggttactcagagaggggtacaaaatcccttttgtacgcaaaccccctctagcgacgtcccccatcgatctctctcccaggtacagagaggaagaaaagagacaagccctgaaactggaagtgtctcttttgctagagaagggagcggtggtcaaagtctcggaccttcaatcaccggggttctacaaccgtctcttcctagtatcaaagaagacaggaggttggagaccggtgctagacgtcattgctctgaatgtctttgtcacaaagacgaagttttccatggagaccacaaagtcagtcttagcagcggtcaggaaggaagactggatggtctcgctagacctaagggatgcctacttccacatccccattcactcagactcccaaccttttctgagattcgtcttcgaagatgtggtttaccagtttcgggccctgtgctttggcctaagcacagctcctctcgtatttacgaggctgatgaggaatgtggcgaaattcctccacttatcggacatccgagcctccctttatttggacgactggcttctcagagcctcttccagtcgtcgctgtctgaaggatctcaagtgggctctagatctgaccaaggaattgggactcctagtcaatttggaaaagtcgcagctggtcccatcccaaactattctgtatttagggatggagattcacagtcaagcttttccgtcggcccccagaatagatcaagccctgctctccatccagaagatgccgaagaaagaacgctgctcagtcaggctgtggatgagtctggtagggacgctgtcatccctggagcaatttgtatcactaggaagactacacctccgtcctcttcaattccatctggcttttcactggaaaaaggacaagacactagaggcggtctcgatcccgatttccggaaagataaagtcttgtctgacttggtggaaggacaatatcaacctaagagagggtcttcccctggcagttcagatacccaaccacgttctcttctcggacgcatcggacttgggctggggcgcgacgctggacggtcgggaatgctcaggtctgtggaactcgagtcagaggagcatgcatatcaactgcaaggagctgttggcagttcatctggccttgaaaagctttgagtatctccttcgaggcaaagtggtggaagtaaactcggacaacaccgcgaccttggcgtacatctccaaacagggaggtacccactcactgacgttgtacgagatcgcaagggacctgctcatctggtcaaaaggtcgagacatctccctagtaacgaggttcatccagggcgacttgaacgtcctagcagattgtctcagtcggaaaggtcaagtaattccaaccgaatggaccctccacaaggatgtgtgcaagaggctttgggccacttggggtcaacccaccatagatctctttgcaacctcgatgaccaagaggcttccaatataTTGCTCTCCattcccggacccagcagcaattcatatagatgccttcctcctagattggtcacatctggatctttacgcattcccaccattcaagattgtcaacaaggtactgcagaagttcgcctctcacaaagggacaaggttgacgttagttgctcccctctggcccgcgagagaatggttcaccgaggtacttcgatggttagtagacgttcccagaagtcttcctctaagagtagaccttctacgtcagccacacgtaaagaaggtacaccaaagcctccacgctcttcgtctgactgccttcagactatcgaaagactctcgagagctagaggcttttcgaaggaggcagccagtgcgattgctagagcaaggagagcgtctaccattagagtctaccaatcgaagtgggaagtcttccgagactggtgcaagtcagtttctgtatcctcgaccagtacctctgtagcccaaatagctgattttctcttatacctgagaaaaggacgatccctttcagctcccactatcaagggctacagaagcatgttggcatcggtcttccggcatagaggcttagatctttccaacaataaagatctgcaagacctccttaagtctttcgagaccactaaggagcgtcgttgggctactcctgggtggaatttagacgtggtcctaagattcctcatgtcagacaggtttgagcctttacagtcagcctccctgaaagatctcactcttaagactcttttcctggtatgcttagcctcggctaaaagagtcagtgagattcatgccttcagcaagaacattggattttcgtcggaaaaagctacttgttcgctgcaacttggttttctagccaaaaatgagctaccttctcgtccttggcctaaatctttcgatattcccagcttatcggagatcgtaggcaatgaactagaaagagtcttatgccctgttagagctcttaagttctacttagatcgtactaaacctttacgaggccaatctgaagctttatggtgttcagttaagaaaccatccttgcctatgtcaaagaatgctttgtcatactttatcagattgttaatacgagaagctcattcacatctgagtgaggaagaccgatctttgcttaaggttaagacgcacgaggttagagctgtagcaacttccgtggcctttaagcaaaatagatctctgcaaagtataatggacgcaacctattggagaagcaagtcagtgttcgcgtcattttacttgaaagatgtccagtctctttacgagaactgctacacactgggaccattcgtagcagcgagtgtagtagtgggtgagggctcaaccactacaattccctaattccatatccttttaatctgtctcttgaaatgttttaatgttgtttttatgggttgtccggaaggctaagaagcctttcgcatcctggttgatttggcgggtggtcaaagtcatttcttgagagcgcccagattaggggtttgatgaggtcctgttgtatgggttgcagcccttgatacttcagctcctaggggtctgtcagcatcctaagaggatcgcgaggaagacgtacttacaaggcagagtaatcgtctaagtcgacttccttaccaggtacctatttattttgtttttgttatattgataacttccaaaatgaaataaaaactcttagcttatacgatgtaaacatatttaactggtctctgcccacctccttgggtgtgaatcagctattatatattcaccggctaagttaaatattcaaaaatgatattttaattataaaataaatttttgaatatacttacccggtgaatatataaattaaacgaccctcccttcctccccaatagagacgcagtgggatgagaagaaattgagtctttgtttacatcgagagtggtatctggccgacagttggcgctggtgggcacacccgcaacctgtatagcgatcgctggtgagtttttactgttttttgtctgtcgagcaacagagttgcagctattatatattcaccgggtaagtatattcaaaaatttattttataattaaaatatcataattataagtaggtcaaggatagtagctcctcaacatccagatctcagcattgataatgtttcttaactcTTTGAGagacttagaattttaggtgttattctcgacagcaaatttatttttgagaaactcattaggtctgtgtcttctttaattgcacaaaaagttagcttattcagaaagtcttaagatttttggtgatcaatctattctgaagtgttttaatttcattctaccttgttttgagtatttttctcctgtctgttctttgTTTAATtaatttgttatgcatgttgcataagatttttcataattctaatcatcctttacattcagatctccccagacactttcatcctgttcataatactagacatgtaattaattttaatattcaggccttctgcaaaagttcaaacttgcagtaaatatttttgttgaagaggttgacataagtctttttacaatttatttatgaaatatctcttgatgttgttactgctcttaaatattttaattcattatatctcatatcactgatttatttccttatttcctttcctcactgggaaaaaTTGTCGTgaataaaggaaatgaggaaataaacgatataagaagtaatgaaaaattaaaatataatatttcaaaaaacattaacattaaaacataattcatatataattataaaaagacttatgtcagccagttcaacataaaaacatttgctgcaactttgaactttttaagttctactgcttcaactacccgataaggaagatcattccacaacttggtcacagctggaataaaacttctagaatactgtgccaaagatgaatatctagatcaggaataagaaattttgtagaccgtaaattcctgttcaacaaattaagaggagaatcagcagctgaagacaggagaacaatactcgaaacaaggtagaatgaaagaattaaaacacttcttcagaatagattgatcaccgaaaatcttaaaagactttctcaataagccaatcttttgtgcagttgaagaagagacagacatgtgtgtatgtatatactgtacacacatacataatgtacatacatactaaGCTTAAAGACCAATGATGTGGTATTCTCATGCCCTAAACCAAGAATTGAGTTCAATACTGCAATGTAACTTTATGAATATGGTTGAGATAAATGTTTGTGTTCAGGGACAAAcgatatataatatacagtaagaCTTTATTCTTAGTCTTTAAActgaaatgtttattttcttttcagggTTAACAGACAGTAGGTGGTTGATGTGCGCGCATTGCTGATGTAGATGTGAGACGTTCGTTCTTCCTGGATGTCTGCATGAACTCATATTCTTAGTACATGTTGAAAGTTTACTTATTAAGTACTCCATCATCCAAATACAACACTAGCATCCTATTATTTTGGTTATCCTTTCACAATGACTATGCTAAGAGGATTCTTGTATGCCGATCTAATTGAGGCTGAAAACCTTCCTGATTGCGATACAGCATTTTTCAACATTGATCCGAAGGATTTATCAGATCCTTTTGCCCAAATTAAACTCGGAGCTAGTGTTATCTGCAAGACTGATTACGTTAACAACGATTTATCGCCAAAGTGGCAGGAGTCTTATAGGATACCCGTTTGTCATGTTGCTGATAAATTGCAAGTACAGGTCCTGGATAAAGATCATGTTTCTGCTGGCTTGTTGGGAGAAGTTACTATAAGAGTGGAAGATCTCATTGATGGTGAAACTTTGGAAGGGTGGTATCCTCTTACGGGATGTAACGGCCGAATAAATTTGAAATTGAATTATGTTCCCAAAGAAGCCATTGAAGCCACTTTTGAAGTCCCTGATTGTTATTTTAAAGTCCGAGAAGGCTGTAAAGTTACTCCTTATCAGGATGCACACTGTCCCCCACTCCCTTTCTATGAAAGTATACCAACACTCAGTGGTGAACCCTATGATCCTCCTTGTGCATGGACTGATCTGTATAGAGCATTAAGAAATGCTCagagatttatttatattacaGGATGGAGTGTGTTTACAGAGACAGTTTTAGTGAGAGGTGGTGATGATTGTGAGTTAGAAGGCAAAGGAGAAAGTGTTGGTGAATTATTAAAAAGGAAGGCTGATGAAGGAGTCCGTGTTCTTGTCATGATATGGAATGAAAAGATGAGCACTGGAGTCACCCAAGGTTTTATGGGTACTCATGATGAAGAGACAAGGAATTATTTTGATGGCAGTGATGTCGAGGTAGCTGTTGTTCCAAGGATGCGACTGTTAGGAGGTTTGACGTCATTCTTTAAAAATCAGTTCGCACAGACTTGTTACACACATCATCAGAAGACTGTAATTTTAGATATTCCTCCTCTTGAAGGAGAAGAGCTACCTAGGCTTCAGGCTTTTGTAGGTGGCCTTGATATCACCAATGGAAGGTATGATACCCCAGAGCATGAACTGTTTAGAACTTTGAAAAGTTTGCACTCTGGAGACTTTTACAATGGAGTTGCTCCCACAACAAGTGAAGAGGGCCCCCGTGAGCCTTGGCATGACATTCATTGTCGATTAGACGGACCAATAGTCCTGGATGTACTTGATAATTTCACAGAGCGTTGGAGACAACAGGTTCACGACAGACAGTCACGTCTACTCTCAATTTCTGATGAAGAGTTTGCTCTTAATGCCCCTGCAGTGTGTGAGGAAGGATCCTCTTGGAATGCACAGCTCTTCAGGTCAATCTCTTCAGACTCTGCACTT
This genomic stretch from Palaemon carinicauda isolate YSFRI2023 chromosome 21, ASM3689809v2, whole genome shotgun sequence harbors:
- the LOC137615213 gene encoding uncharacterized protein; its protein translation is MTMLRGFLYADLIEAENLPDCDTAFFNIDPKDLSDPFAQIKLGASVICKTDYVNNDLSPKWQESYRIPVCHVADKLQVQVLDKDHVSAGLLGEVTIRVEDLIDGETLEGWYPLTGCNGRINLKLNYVPKEAIEATFEVPDCYFKVREGCKVTPYQDAHCPPLPFYESIPTLSGEPYDPPCAWTDLYRALRNAQRFIYITGWSVFTETVLVRGGDDCELEGKGESVGELLKRKADEGVRVLVMIWNEKMSTGVTQGFMGTHDEETRNYFDGSDVEVAVVPRMRLLGGLTSFFKNQFAQTCYTHHQKTVILDIPPLEGEELPRLQAFVGGLDITNGRYDTPEHELFRTLKSLHSGDFYNGVAPTTSEEGPREPWHDIHCRLDGPIVLDVLDNFTERWRQQVHDRQSRLLSISDEEFALNAPAVCEEGSSWNAQLFRSISSDSALFDFDKISTIPKRKGKYVDDSIHRAYIHQIRRADSFIFIENQYFLGSAYSWSNEQDTKAHHLIPQEIAQRVVEKINAGQHFNVFVIVPMFPEGDPASGPVQEILHWQHRTMEMMYREIAQAIEANELDTHPRDYLSFYCLGKGECPDEIPEDLSPPEPGTPAAVLREQARLMIYVHSKMMIVDDDYIIIGSANINQRSMGGTRDSEIAVGCYQPLHMREVCGEPRGALHEFRMSLWAEHLNGVEEVHQNPGTIECMRAVNEAADNNWSAFAGAEPCKVDGHLMRYPVEVCQDGSVIALIGCENFPDTEAPVLGAPNYLPNKLTT